The Callospermophilus lateralis isolate mCalLat2 chromosome 3, mCalLat2.hap1, whole genome shotgun sequence genome has a segment encoding these proteins:
- the LOC143393910 gene encoding olfactory receptor 4K14, producing the protein MEMKNYSVVSEFVLHGLCSSQYLQKFFFVFFSGMYVAIILGNLLIVVTVISAPNLQSSPMYFLLGNLSFLDMWLASFATPKMIRDFLSDRKIISFGACIFQIFLLHFTGGAEMVLLVSMAYDRYVAICKPLHYMTMMSRQTCIKLVLISWVIGFLHSISQVAFTVNLPFCGPNEVDSFFCDLPLVIKLACMDTYVLGILMISDSGLISVSCFLLVMISYTAILLSVRQRAAGGVTKALSTCSAHIMVVTLFFGPCIFIYLWPFSRFSVDKLLSVFYTIFTPLLNPLIYTLRNEEMKTAMKKLRNQVVTFH; encoded by the coding sequence ATGGAAATGAAAAATTATTCGGTGGTGTCAGAATTTGTATTGCATGGACTCTGTTCTTCACAATATCTACaaaaatttttctttgtatttttctctGGGATGTATGTGGCCATTATTCTGGGTAACCTCCTCATTGTGGTCACTGTAATTTCTGCCCCCAACTTGCAGTCCTCCCCTATGTACTTCCTGCTGGGGAATCTGTCCTTCTTGGATATGTGGCTGGCCTCATTTGCCACCCCCAAGATGATCAGAGATTTCCTTAGTGATAGAAAGATAATCTCCTTTGGAGCATgtatttttcaaatctttctcttGCACTTTACTGGAGGGGCTGAGATGGTGCTGCTGGTTTCCATGGCCTATGACAGATACGTGGCCATATGCAAACCTTTGCATTACATGACAATGATGAGCCGGCAGACTTGCATCAAGCTGGTGCTCATTTCCTGGGTCATTGGATTTCTTCATTCCATCAGTCAAGTAGCCTTTACTGTGAATTTACCTTTCTGTGGCCCCAATGAGGTGGACAGCTTCTTCTGTGACCTTCCTCTGGTGATCAAACTTGCCTGCATGGACACCTATGTCTTGGGTATACTTATGAtctcagacagtggcttgatttccGTCAGCTGTTTCCTGCTGGTCATGATCTcctacactgccatcctcctcagTGTCCGGCAGCGTGCTGCAGGAGGCGTCACCAAAGCTCTGTCCACTTGCTCTGCCCATATCATGGTGGTCACACTCTTCTTTGGGCCCTGCATTTTCATTTACCTGTGGCCCTTTAGTAGGTTTTCTGTGGACAAGCTCTTGTCTGTGTTTTACACTATTTTCACTCCACTCTTGAACCCCCTTATCTACACATTGAGAAATGAGGAGATGAAAACAGCTATGAAGAAACTGCGGAACCAAGTTGTGACTTTTCACTGA